One window of the Pedobacter ginsengisoli genome contains the following:
- a CDS encoding DoxX family protein, producing MSTLEINLDAPAETAAADKQEQEVVKESPKTGKWKNYQKIAFRIGFLYMLFLCIPTYPKFYEELFALKFSKITYHDFQAIVAFWPPQIVTIESEEGVFGLLNYINLILLFAGSIVGGLIWTAFDKKSTEYSKLYYWIRVLARYRLAYGMIGWGLKKAFPMQMVFPTVGMLNTSFIDMAEKKLYWSHVGVSFWYTVFLGFAEILPGLLLLNRKTSPLGAALAAVVTFNICIANHAYDAGVAVPAAYFAIIGIFIVWYDLPKIWNLLVNEKDILPYRYQPVISEKWQRNLAAGVKWTFNFLFVPVAAGLWAYGFFNGNNYNIPSTPGLAGAKGYYNVTEYRLNNKVVPYTPQDSIRWQDATFEGWSSLSYKTNRGAIADRMIGYSPLRVKNDKKNNRLNQVNTQDSDQLDKLKKNRDLGVTRWEVGGMAGERRYFFYKADTVNHILYLQNKNKNHKEETQVLHYSRPTANRIILNGINEFRDSIYVVLDRSDKKYPLVEGRYSSVKEY from the coding sequence ATGTCCACATTAGAGATAAACCTGGATGCTCCTGCAGAAACAGCAGCAGCAGACAAACAAGAGCAGGAAGTAGTTAAAGAATCGCCTAAAACCGGCAAATGGAAGAACTATCAGAAAATAGCATTTCGGATAGGCTTTTTGTATATGCTTTTTTTGTGTATTCCCACTTATCCAAAGTTTTATGAAGAGCTTTTCGCTTTAAAGTTTTCGAAGATCACTTATCATGATTTTCAAGCCATAGTAGCGTTCTGGCCCCCACAGATTGTAACCATAGAATCAGAAGAAGGGGTGTTTGGGTTATTAAATTATATTAATTTGATTCTGCTATTTGCAGGATCTATTGTTGGAGGATTGATCTGGACAGCTTTTGATAAGAAATCCACAGAATATAGTAAGCTTTATTATTGGATCAGAGTACTTGCCCGTTATCGCCTGGCATATGGAATGATTGGATGGGGATTAAAGAAAGCTTTTCCGATGCAAATGGTTTTCCCTACAGTTGGGATGCTAAATACGTCATTTATAGATATGGCGGAGAAGAAGTTATATTGGTCGCACGTTGGCGTTTCTTTCTGGTATACTGTATTTCTTGGATTCGCCGAAATCCTTCCTGGACTGTTGTTGTTAAATAGAAAAACTTCTCCTTTGGGAGCGGCACTAGCGGCTGTGGTAACTTTTAACATCTGTATTGCCAACCATGCTTATGATGCTGGTGTAGCAGTTCCTGCGGCTTATTTTGCCATTATTGGTATATTTATAGTTTGGTACGATTTGCCTAAAATCTGGAATCTGCTGGTAAATGAAAAAGACATCTTACCTTACCGTTATCAGCCGGTTATCTCCGAAAAATGGCAGCGCAATCTCGCTGCAGGTGTAAAATGGACTTTTAATTTCTTGTTTGTTCCGGTTGCGGCTGGTTTGTGGGCATATGGTTTTTTTAACGGAAACAATTATAACATCCCGAGTACTCCCGGATTAGCGGGAGCAAAAGGCTATTATAACGTAACAGAATACAGGTTAAATAACAAGGTAGTTCCTTATACCCCTCAAGACTCCATACGATGGCAAGATGCAACATTCGAAGGTTGGTCGTCATTAAGCTATAAAACCAATCGTGGGGCCATTGCCGACCGCATGATTGGTTATTCTCCGCTCCGTGTAAAGAATGATAAAAAGAATAATAGACTTAATCAGGTAAATACTCAAGATTCTGATCAGTTAGACAAGCTAAAGAAAAACCGTGACCTGGGGGTGACCAGATGGGAGGTTGGTGGTATGGCCGGTGAACGCAGGTACTTTTTCTATAAAGCAGATACAGTAAACCATATCCTTTATTTGCAGAACAAAAACAAGAATCATAAAGAAGAAACGCAAGTGTTGCACTACAGCAGGCCCACGGCAAATAGAATTATTCTTAACGGAATTAATGAATTTAGAGATTCTATTTATGTAGTCTTAGACAGATCTGATAAAAAGTATCCTTTGGTTGAAGGCCGATATAGTTCAGTAAAGGAATATTAA
- a CDS encoding phytoene desaturase family protein codes for MGKPDFDAVVVGSGPNGLAAAIALQQEGLSVLIIEGKNEIGGGLRSAELTLPGFVHDVCSAIHPLAIGSPFFNTLPLQDYGLFYTFPDLAAAHPFDDGTAAVLGSSIEETARLLGDDEQAYLKLLKPLVKDWPDIAADVLGPLHFPKHPIAMAKFGLNALTSATFLAKRFKTKAARGLWAGMAAHSIQPLSNLTTSAIGLVLMAAAHLKGWPIPVGGSKEIANALSSYFIALGGKIETGRYIKSLDELPSSRTVLFDVTPKQLLQIAGHKFSSIYKWQLERYRYGMGVFKVDWALDEAIPFTAKEARRAGTVHIGNTLEEITLSEKLSWQGKHADKPFVLLAQQSLFDTSRAPEGKHTAWAYCHVPNGSVTDMTETIEKQIERFAPGFRDRILAKHTMNTAQVEAYNPNYIGGDINGGVIDLGQIFTRPALRSSPYRTSAKGLYLCSSSTPPGGGVHGMCGYHAAKCALKDVFSITI; via the coding sequence GTGGGAAAACCAGATTTTGATGCGGTTGTGGTTGGTTCAGGACCAAATGGTTTAGCAGCTGCCATAGCATTGCAACAGGAAGGCCTATCAGTATTGATTATAGAAGGAAAGAACGAGATTGGTGGCGGATTAAGATCTGCGGAGCTAACCTTACCCGGCTTTGTACATGATGTTTGTTCGGCTATTCATCCTCTAGCTATTGGCTCGCCATTTTTTAATACACTTCCGCTTCAGGATTATGGATTGTTTTATACATTTCCAGATCTTGCTGCTGCTCATCCATTTGATGACGGTACGGCGGCTGTCCTGGGAAGTTCTATAGAAGAAACTGCAAGATTGCTTGGCGACGATGAACAAGCCTATCTTAAATTATTAAAGCCGCTTGTTAAAGACTGGCCAGATATAGCAGCCGATGTTCTTGGTCCTTTGCATTTTCCTAAACACCCCATTGCTATGGCTAAATTTGGATTAAATGCACTTACATCGGCAACTTTCTTAGCTAAAAGATTTAAAACCAAGGCCGCAAGAGGATTATGGGCCGGAATGGCTGCACACTCTATTCAACCGCTGTCTAACTTAACCACATCGGCAATAGGATTGGTATTAATGGCTGCGGCACATCTAAAAGGATGGCCTATTCCTGTGGGTGGATCTAAAGAAATTGCAAATGCATTGTCATCTTATTTTATTGCGTTAGGAGGTAAAATTGAAACGGGACGTTATATAAAATCTTTAGATGAATTGCCTTCTTCCCGAACGGTATTATTTGATGTAACACCAAAGCAATTGTTGCAAATAGCTGGTCATAAGTTTTCTTCCATTTATAAATGGCAATTGGAAAGATATCGCTACGGAATGGGCGTTTTTAAAGTTGATTGGGCTTTGGATGAAGCGATTCCCTTTACTGCAAAAGAAGCACGTCGCGCTGGAACGGTACATATTGGCAATACGCTGGAAGAAATTACCTTATCTGAAAAGCTTAGCTGGCAGGGTAAACATGCCGACAAACCTTTTGTATTACTTGCGCAGCAAAGTTTATTTGATACATCGAGGGCTCCGGAAGGAAAGCATACGGCATGGGCTTATTGTCACGTGCCAAATGGATCGGTAACAGATATGACTGAAACTATTGAAAAACAAATAGAGCGCTTTGCTCCCGGTTTCAGAGATAGGATATTGGCAAAGCACACCATGAATACCGCACAGGTGGAGGCTTACAATCCAAATTATATAGGAGGAGATATTAACGGTGGTGTAATTGACCTTGGACAGATTTTTACGCGACCTGCCTTACGGAGTTCTCCTTATCGAACTTCTGCAAAGGGATTATATCTGTGTTCTTCATCAACTCCTCCAGGAGGAGGTGTGCATGGAATGTGTGGTTATCACGCCGCAAAATGCGCCTTAAAAGACGTTTTCTCTATCACAATTTAA
- a CDS encoding glycoside hydrolase family 43 protein, producing MKKYQLLLCLSFLALSLSAQKKTKETSGNPIFPGWYADPEGAIFGKEYWVYPTYSAKYEEQTFMDAYSSKDLITWKKHSHILDTSNVKWAKKAVWAPSIIKKENKYYLFFGANDIQNNNETGGIGVAVSNKPNGPFKDLIGKPLIDKFHNGAQPIDQYVFKDKDGQHYLFYGGWSHCNVVKLSDDFKSIVPFPDGTTYKEVTPKGYVEGPFMFIKDGKYYFMWSEGGWTGPDYSVAYAIADSPLGPFKRIDKILKQDASIATGAGHHSVIKNPKTGDYYIIYHRRPLGETNGNHRVTCIDKLEFDENGLIKPVKITFEGVGANRL from the coding sequence ATGAAGAAGTACCAACTTTTGCTATGCCTTTCATTCTTAGCTCTTTCCTTATCCGCTCAAAAAAAGACAAAAGAAACTTCCGGTAATCCGATATTTCCGGGATGGTACGCAGATCCTGAAGGAGCAATATTCGGTAAAGAATACTGGGTGTACCCTACCTACTCTGCTAAATATGAAGAGCAGACATTTATGGATGCTTATAGTTCCAAAGATCTTATTACCTGGAAAAAACATTCGCACATTCTTGACACAAGCAATGTTAAATGGGCAAAAAAAGCTGTATGGGCACCATCAATAATTAAAAAAGAGAATAAATACTATCTATTTTTTGGTGCTAACGACATCCAAAATAATAATGAAACAGGTGGTATAGGCGTTGCTGTTTCTAATAAACCAAACGGACCTTTTAAAGACCTTATTGGAAAACCGCTGATCGATAAATTTCATAATGGTGCACAACCAATTGATCAATATGTTTTTAAGGATAAAGACGGGCAACACTATTTATTTTATGGTGGCTGGTCTCATTGTAATGTTGTGAAATTAAGCGATGACTTTAAGAGTATTGTTCCGTTCCCGGATGGAACAACTTATAAAGAAGTAACGCCTAAGGGATATGTTGAAGGACCTTTTATGTTTATCAAAGATGGCAAATACTATTTCATGTGGTCTGAGGGTGGGTGGACTGGACCTGATTATTCAGTAGCCTATGCAATTGCAGATTCACCCTTAGGTCCATTTAAGCGTATAGATAAAATATTAAAGCAAGACGCATCAATCGCTACTGGTGCTGGTCATCACTCGGTAATCAAGAATCCAAAAACTGGCGATTATTACATCATATACCATCGTCGTCCATTAGGAGAAACCAATGGTAATCATAGGGTTACTTGCATAGACAAATTGGAATTTGATGAAAATGGGTTAATTAAACCCGTAAAAATTACTTTCGAGGGCGTAGGTGCTAACCGCCTGTAG
- a CDS encoding SDR family NAD(P)-dependent oxidoreductase, which produces MEHLKNKVAVVTGGSRGIGAAIVKRLAHEGATVAFTYVNGQEKANTLVSELTERGSKVLAIKADNAIEGEITAAIQKAITTFGKLDILVNSAGVYIGKPFEEHTLADYDITMSVNVKAVVEACLMAAKKMENSGRIITIGSNMADKVPAAQGTLYAMSKSALSGLTKGLSRDLGPREITVNLVQPGPINTDMNPETSEHADFQRSLMAIKKYGKPEHIADVVAYLANPNSGYTTGSIITIDAGTTS; this is translated from the coding sequence ATGGAACATTTGAAAAACAAAGTAGCGGTAGTAACCGGCGGGAGTCGCGGTATAGGAGCAGCAATTGTTAAAAGACTTGCGCATGAAGGCGCAACAGTGGCTTTCACTTACGTAAATGGGCAAGAAAAAGCGAACACCTTAGTAAGTGAACTAACAGAAAGGGGCTCAAAAGTTTTGGCAATTAAAGCCGATAACGCTATTGAAGGAGAAATTACAGCTGCAATACAAAAGGCGATTACAACTTTTGGAAAATTAGATATACTGGTTAACAGTGCCGGAGTTTATATTGGAAAACCATTTGAGGAGCATACATTGGCTGATTATGATATAACAATGTCTGTAAATGTTAAAGCGGTAGTGGAGGCTTGCCTAATGGCCGCAAAGAAGATGGAAAACTCTGGCAGGATCATAACTATAGGTAGCAATATGGCTGATAAGGTGCCTGCGGCTCAGGGAACATTGTATGCAATGAGCAAATCTGCTCTAAGTGGACTCACTAAAGGTTTATCGCGTGATTTGGGACCGAGAGAAATTACTGTTAATCTGGTACAACCTGGCCCTATTAATACTGATATGAACCCAGAGACTTCCGAACATGCAGACTTTCAACGAAGCTTAATGGCAATTAAAAAATATGGCAAGCCGGAACATATAGCTGATGTTGTGGCTTATTTGGCAAATCCAAATAGTGGGTATACCACAGGTTCAATAATTACAATTGATGCAGGAACTACCAGTTAA
- a CDS encoding TIGR01777 family oxidoreductase produces the protein MSNKIIIAGGTGFLGSAIIKAFPDYEIVVLTRTIRKNEQNIRYVLWDAKNIGNWTKELEGSKAIINLVGRSVNCRYTNANKQEIINSRVDAALVIGKAIGELNKPPEVWVNAGSAAIFGNSGDEVKVEDSPTGSGFSPEVCKAWEKAFARYDTPKTRKVFLRIGMVLQQNGGILKPFLNMAKFGLGGKIGTGTQYMTWIHEQDFTDLIRYAILDAEIKGIVHAASPFPVTNKEFMKTIRQSIYIPFGLPNPAIFIKIGAVFIGTEAELVLSGRRVISSVLQKNGFKFKYPYLHDAVGTLLNENKLSLSKK, from the coding sequence ATGAGTAATAAAATAATTATAGCCGGAGGAACAGGTTTTTTAGGATCTGCAATAATAAAAGCTTTTCCTGATTATGAAATTGTGGTACTGACCAGAACGATAAGGAAGAATGAACAGAATATCAGATATGTACTTTGGGATGCCAAAAACATAGGGAATTGGACTAAGGAACTGGAAGGTAGCAAGGCTATAATTAATCTGGTAGGGAGATCTGTAAACTGCCGTTACACAAATGCTAATAAACAGGAAATCATTAACTCACGAGTAGATGCTGCATTGGTTATTGGAAAGGCAATAGGAGAATTGAATAAACCGCCTGAAGTATGGGTTAATGCAGGATCTGCAGCTATTTTTGGGAATTCTGGTGATGAAGTGAAAGTTGAAGATTCACCTACAGGAAGTGGTTTTTCTCCGGAAGTTTGTAAGGCCTGGGAGAAAGCTTTTGCTAGATATGATACTCCGAAAACGCGAAAAGTGTTTTTAAGAATAGGGATGGTTTTGCAACAAAATGGTGGTATTTTGAAACCCTTCCTTAATATGGCTAAGTTTGGCCTGGGAGGTAAAATAGGTACGGGTACTCAATATATGACCTGGATACATGAACAAGATTTTACAGATCTGATAAGATATGCCATCTTAGATGCTGAGATTAAAGGGATTGTTCATGCAGCCAGCCCTTTTCCGGTAACTAATAAGGAATTTATGAAAACAATAAGGCAATCTATTTACATTCCCTTTGGGTTGCCAAATCCTGCCATATTTATAAAAATAGGTGCAGTTTTCATAGGTACAGAGGCAGAACTTGTCCTTTCCGGAAGAAGAGTGATCTCGTCAGTTTTACAAAAGAATGGATTTAAATTCAAATATCCCTACCTTCACGATGCAGTAGGAACATTGTTAAACGAAAATAAATTATCATTAAGTAAGAAATAA
- a CDS encoding RagB/SusD family nutrient uptake outer membrane protein: protein MNTKNKTLLFLLLISSSLFSCKKYLEVSPYDTIPDETTIYDRSSAEAAVRGAYRGLASLNYGSGFQNTILQSGGDIKSLNNAQTDLNVINYDLRSDIAFLSTYWGNFYNTINRANHIIEKVPLVTDNKLSNDLKNQLLGEAYTIRALSYFDLARVFGNVQIFLKPTTIVADKLGVKQSTQAEVFNQVLDDLNKAETLLPSTIVRNRATKFTAIALRARLYLYQKKYAEAEGDINTVLANPGYKLIKPFNLAAGTSESVLELSYSVNDVNAAYSQWNTSNRALEPKAVIHNLLNDPAVGGDRKILSVKNAAGQFIGGIYPTNTSAGYIIRTAELFLNRAEARVLKTVPDLSGAIADINAVRVRSSVPEISTSLNKDEVLLAIENERRVEFSLEPFRWFDLVRTGRAPAVLNLNDPNKYIFPIPAGEIIADPSLVQNPGYGRN, encoded by the coding sequence ATGAATACTAAAAATAAAACACTCCTATTTTTATTGCTGATCAGTTCATCTCTGTTTTCTTGCAAAAAATATTTAGAAGTTTCACCATACGACACCATACCTGATGAAACCACAATTTATGACAGATCATCAGCCGAAGCTGCTGTAAGAGGAGCCTATCGTGGATTGGCAAGCCTTAATTATGGAAGTGGTTTCCAGAATACAATACTTCAATCGGGCGGAGACATTAAATCACTAAACAATGCACAAACAGACTTGAATGTAATCAATTATGACCTTCGGTCCGACATTGCTTTTTTATCTACCTATTGGGGTAATTTTTACAATACCATCAATCGCGCAAACCACATCATTGAAAAGGTACCTCTGGTAACTGATAATAAGCTTAGTAATGATCTTAAAAATCAACTATTAGGAGAAGCTTACACCATCAGGGCTTTATCTTACTTTGATCTTGCCCGGGTATTTGGAAATGTGCAGATTTTTTTAAAACCCACTACAATAGTGGCTGATAAACTAGGGGTAAAGCAAAGTACCCAAGCAGAAGTATTTAATCAGGTACTAGATGATTTGAACAAGGCTGAGACTTTATTGCCATCTACCATTGTAAGGAATAGAGCAACTAAATTCACCGCTATTGCATTACGGGCCAGGCTTTATCTATACCAGAAAAAATATGCAGAAGCAGAGGGTGATATCAATACTGTATTGGCAAATCCCGGTTATAAATTGATTAAGCCTTTTAATCTTGCTGCCGGAACCTCAGAATCTGTATTAGAACTCTCTTACAGTGTTAATGATGTTAATGCTGCTTATTCTCAGTGGAACACCAGTAACAGAGCACTTGAACCAAAAGCTGTAATCCACAATCTTTTGAATGATCCTGCTGTTGGAGGCGATCGTAAAATACTTTCAGTAAAAAATGCTGCCGGACAATTTATAGGTGGTATTTATCCAACAAACACTTCTGCAGGGTACATTATAAGAACGGCCGAGTTATTTCTTAACAGGGCCGAAGCACGTGTACTTAAAACAGTACCTGATTTAAGCGGTGCAATTGCAGATATAAATGCGGTAAGGGTTAGGTCGAGCGTACCTGAAATAAGCACAAGTCTGAATAAGGATGAAGTATTGTTAGCTATCGAAAATGAGAGGCGCGTAGAGTTTTCCCTGGAACCTTTCAGGTGGTTCGATTTGGTAAGGACCGGCAGAGCCCCTGCAGTCCTGAACCTGAACGATCCTAATAAATACATTTTTCCAATACCTGCAGGGGAGATCATTGCTGATCCATCACTAGTTCAGAACCCTGGTTACGGCAGAAATTAA
- a CDS encoding winged helix-turn-helix transcriptional regulator — protein MRKENSTNLENEVQINASCGMAYTLDLIGGRWKPTILWRLLNNGSLRYSKLRKSMPNISERILILQLRELENDGLVNRIIYPEVPPRVEYKLTELGLKLEPVLRLLSDWGETNRPTGG, from the coding sequence ATGAGAAAAGAAAACTCTACAAATCTTGAAAACGAGGTGCAAATAAATGCCAGTTGTGGTATGGCTTATACTTTAGATTTAATTGGTGGCCGGTGGAAGCCTACAATATTATGGCGTTTGTTAAATAATGGAAGCTTGAGGTATAGCAAACTTCGTAAATCAATGCCTAATATTTCTGAGCGAATTTTGATTTTACAGCTTAGGGAACTGGAAAATGATGGTTTGGTAAATAGAATAATCTACCCTGAGGTTCCTCCCAGGGTAGAATATAAGCTTACGGAATTAGGGTTGAAACTAGAACCAGTTCTCCGGTTATTATCAGATTGGGGTGAAACTAACCGACCTACAGGCGGTTAG
- a CDS encoding SusC/RagA family TonB-linked outer membrane protein, with protein sequence MQNFKKGRHLYNAYSLLKKSLLLNSGIVVMFLLPLISFSQTQPLINSTLKGQVVDAVSKLGIPGVSIHITGTTHVVQTDKNGKFDFVTGQKFPYTLEITYVGYEKKEVIANGSPILVELKESASQLNDVVVVGYGAQTRKSVVGSIVKVNAAETKQIPVASFDAQLQGRAAGVQVGTYSGSPGEGVKVQVRGTASINASNEPLYVIDGVFVNNNSLSTLDLGGKKTSPLADINPADIESIEVLKDASAIAIYGSRGANGVILVTTKRGEYFLGKTKYHLEISHGWQKADPDRLWELTTGPEHALLVNEQWINSGKDKPSLNQTYENRPFRPVTDIINGVPGRGNPEDQQTYDRLSRVFRTAQVKNYDLSIQGGSDKIRYNIGAGYTDQEGILKPSDFQRGSFKLNLDSKLNEKVTLSSSNGVYRTFRQQVRGGAGQQAGHLLAALHHPTYLPLYNADGTPARGSIYENIDNLVNTDVTNISTTSIRYIGNQFIEVNILPGLKFKSSIGLDYDNYNEREFFNDQTIIGGSPNPLGYRKEVFTTSTIIQNEQTLSYVKTINSRQNITALIGNSIQSTDVKVAQEVGQGFPNNFFQQISAASVRTADQRRSKSTLASFFGRLNYSLDNKYFLEGVIRADGSSKFGANNRWGFFPGIGASWRIKQEAFLQNSETISEFKLRLSAGSAGNQNGINDYAALGLWSGSAAYPDNLTSGPKPGVAPAQLKNPDLKWEKTTTYNAGIDLGLFKDRLFLNLDAYYKYTTDALLYLPVPQSTGYSSTLANAGEVSNKGIELAITGTIIKSKDFEWSANFNISRNVNRAEKLVSPITFEAREYRRTQEGAALGSFWLYKQLYVDPTTGDAIFQHADGTTGTTVTTADRQLMGNLIPDFFGGLSNNISYKGFDLNILFTYQYGNKVFNFNKYILEGGGTRDASRSILKSQLNRWQKEGDITNTPRVTSVGNNYNIEQNSRYLEDGSFIRLKAASLGYTLPASVTSKVRLGKVRLYVLGTNLWLKTKYTGADPESSGSAGQNLDGLDTATPPQPRGIQFGANISF encoded by the coding sequence ATGCAAAATTTTAAAAAGGGTAGGCATTTGTACAATGCTTATTCCTTGTTAAAAAAATCACTGCTATTGAACAGCGGTATTGTGGTAATGTTCTTATTACCACTCATTTCCTTCTCACAAACTCAACCCCTAATTAATTCCACACTTAAAGGCCAGGTTGTAGATGCTGTATCAAAACTTGGAATTCCAGGTGTAAGCATTCATATTACAGGAACAACCCATGTTGTGCAAACAGATAAAAACGGAAAGTTCGATTTTGTTACCGGTCAAAAATTTCCTTATACTTTGGAAATTACTTATGTAGGTTACGAAAAAAAAGAGGTAATAGCTAATGGAAGTCCCATTCTCGTTGAGTTAAAGGAGAGTGCAAGTCAGCTAAACGATGTAGTTGTTGTTGGCTATGGAGCCCAAACACGTAAAAGTGTTGTAGGCTCAATTGTTAAGGTAAACGCAGCCGAAACTAAACAAATTCCTGTTGCCAGTTTCGATGCACAATTACAAGGTAGGGCGGCAGGTGTTCAGGTTGGAACTTATTCAGGTTCCCCGGGCGAGGGGGTAAAAGTACAAGTGAGGGGTACTGCTTCTATTAATGCAAGTAATGAACCATTATATGTTATTGACGGAGTATTTGTAAACAACAACTCCTTATCAACACTTGACCTGGGAGGAAAAAAAACTTCGCCACTTGCAGATATAAATCCTGCGGATATAGAGAGTATCGAAGTTTTGAAAGATGCAAGTGCTATCGCCATTTATGGTTCTCGGGGGGCTAATGGTGTTATTCTCGTAACCACTAAAAGAGGGGAGTACTTTTTAGGTAAAACAAAATATCATTTAGAGATATCACACGGCTGGCAAAAGGCTGATCCTGATAGACTGTGGGAATTAACAACTGGTCCAGAGCATGCCTTACTGGTTAATGAACAATGGATAAACTCTGGAAAAGACAAACCTAGTTTAAATCAAACTTACGAGAATCGCCCGTTCAGGCCAGTAACTGATATTATTAACGGTGTACCAGGAAGAGGGAATCCGGAAGACCAGCAAACTTATGATCGGCTAAGCAGAGTTTTTAGAACGGCCCAGGTTAAAAACTATGATCTGAGTATTCAAGGTGGAAGTGATAAGATTCGTTACAATATTGGAGCTGGTTATACTGATCAGGAAGGAATATTAAAGCCATCTGATTTCCAGCGGGGAAGTTTTAAGCTAAATCTTGATAGTAAGTTAAATGAAAAAGTAACCCTCAGTTCAAGTAACGGTGTTTATAGAACATTCAGACAGCAAGTTAGAGGCGGGGCAGGGCAGCAGGCCGGACATTTACTTGCTGCATTGCATCATCCAACTTATTTGCCCTTATATAATGCAGACGGAACCCCGGCCCGAGGTTCAATTTATGAGAATATTGATAATCTGGTTAATACAGATGTCACAAATATCTCAACCACTAGTATCAGGTACATAGGTAATCAATTTATTGAAGTAAATATTTTACCTGGTCTTAAGTTTAAATCTTCTATTGGATTGGATTATGATAATTATAATGAACGTGAGTTCTTTAACGATCAAACTATCATTGGTGGTAGTCCCAATCCACTAGGTTATAGAAAAGAGGTATTTACAACAAGTACAATTATTCAGAATGAACAAACACTGTCTTATGTAAAAACTATTAATTCAAGACAAAATATTACTGCTTTAATTGGAAATAGTATTCAAAGTACTGATGTAAAGGTAGCTCAGGAAGTTGGACAGGGTTTTCCAAACAATTTTTTTCAGCAAATCTCCGCCGCATCTGTAAGAACGGCTGATCAAAGAAGATCAAAGTCTACACTTGCTTCATTTTTTGGCAGATTGAACTATAGTCTTGATAACAAGTACTTTCTAGAGGGTGTTATCAGGGCTGATGGTTCCTCTAAATTTGGAGCAAATAATCGATGGGGCTTTTTCCCTGGAATAGGTGCTTCGTGGCGAATCAAACAAGAAGCCTTTCTTCAAAATTCAGAAACAATATCCGAATTCAAACTTAGATTAAGTGCCGGTTCTGCCGGAAATCAAAATGGTATTAATGACTATGCCGCATTGGGTTTATGGTCTGGCTCGGCGGCGTATCCTGATAACCTGACAAGCGGACCTAAACCTGGTGTAGCACCAGCCCAATTAAAAAACCCTGATTTGAAATGGGAAAAGACAACCACCTATAATGCAGGAATTGATTTGGGGTTATTTAAAGATAGGTTATTCCTGAATCTTGATGCATACTACAAATACACTACTGATGCATTACTTTATTTGCCTGTACCGCAATCAACAGGGTATTCAAGTACATTAGCTAATGCCGGCGAAGTAAGTAATAAAGGAATTGAGTTGGCAATAACCGGGACAATTATAAAATCTAAGGATTTTGAATGGTCAGCAAATTTTAACATTTCAAGAAATGTAAACCGCGCAGAGAAACTGGTTAGCCCCATTACATTTGAAGCAAGAGAATATAGAAGAACACAAGAGGGAGCTGCTTTAGGTAGTTTCTGGTTATACAAACAGCTATATGTTGACCCTACAACCGGAGACGCTATATTTCAACATGCCGATGGAACCACGGGAACTACTGTAACTACAGCAGATCGTCAACTGATGGGTAACCTCATTCCTGATTTCTTTGGGGGGCTTTCTAATAATATCAGCTACAAAGGATTTGATCTGAATATATTGTTTACCTATCAATATGGTAATAAAGTATTCAATTTTAACAAGTACATTTTAGAAGGGGGAGGAACAAGAGATGCTTCCAGATCAATTTTAAAGAGCCAACTGAACAGATGGCAAAAAGAAGGAGATATTACCAATACACCCCGTGTTACTAGTGTAGGTAATAACTATAATATTGAACAGAATAGCAGGTACCTTGAAGATGGATCTTTCATCAGACTTAAAGCAGCCTCTTTGGGTTATACTTTGCCAGCATCGGTAACCTCTAAGGTAAGATTGGGCAAAGTAAGACTATATGTTTTAGGAACTAATCTTTGGCTTAAAACAAAATACACAGGTGCCGATCCGGAAAGTTCAGGCAGCGCAGGTCAGAATCTTGACGGTCTTGATACAGCCACGCCACCACAGCCAAGAGGAATTCAATTTGGCGCCAACATTTCATTTTAA